The proteins below are encoded in one region of Bos indicus x Bos taurus breed Angus x Brahman F1 hybrid chromosome 2, Bos_hybrid_MaternalHap_v2.0, whole genome shotgun sequence:
- the PJVK gene encoding pejvakin isoform X1: MFAAATKSFVKQVGDGGRLVPVPSLSEADKYQPLSLVVKKKRCFLFPRYKFTSTPFTLKDILLGDREISAGISSYQLLNYEDESDVSLYGRRGNHIVNDVGINVTGSDSIAVKASFGVVTKHEVEVSTLLKEITTRKINFDHSLIRQSRSSRKAVLCVVMESIRTTRQCSLSVHAGIRGEAMRFHFMDEQNPKGRDKAIVFPAHTTIAFSVFELFIYLDGAFDLCVTSVSKGGFEREETATFALLYRLRNILFERNRRVMDAISRSQLYLDDLFSDYYDKPLSMSDISLKEGTHIRVNLLNHNIPKGPCILCGMGNFKRETVYGCFQCSVDGQKYVRLHAVPCFDIWHKRMK, translated from the exons atgtttgctgctgctaccaAGAGCTTTGTCAAACAAGTTGGAGATGGAGGGAGATTAGTTCCTGTTCCAAGCCTCAGTGAGGCTGACAAATACCAACCTCTAAGTCTGGTGGTAAAAAAGAAGCGATGTTTTCTGTTTCCTAGATATAAATTTACCTCAACACCTTTTACACTGAAAGATATTCTTCTAGGAGACAGAGAAATTTCAGCTG gtatttcaTCTTATCAGCTACTGAATTATGAAGATGAATCAGACGTTTCACTCTATGGAAGACGAGGCAACCATATTGTGAATGATGTTGGGATTAACGTTACTGGATCAGATTCCATTGCTGTAAAAGCTTCATTTGGTGTAGTAACCAAACATGAAGTGGAAGTATCAACGTTACTCAAGGAAATTACTACACG aaaaattaattttgaccACAGTTTGATACGTCAGTCAAGGAGCAGCAGAAAGGCAGTGTTGTGTGTGGTCATGGAAAGCATCCGAACCACACGGCAGTGCTCACTGTCTGTGCACGCTGGAATTCGTGGGGAAGCCATGAGG tttcattttatggatgaacaGAATCCCAAGGGAAGGgacaaagctattgtttttccagcacATACAACCATAGCTTTCAGTGTTTTTGAACTCTTCATTTACTTGGATGGTGCCTTTG accTTTGTGTCACTTCAGTGTCAAAAGGAGGATTTGAAAGGGAAGAAACAGCAACATTTGCACTGCTCTACAGATTGAGAAATATACTATTTGAAAGAA ATAGAAGAGTGATGGATGCCATTTCTCGTTCACAGCTTTACTTAGATGATCTTTTTTCTGACTATTATGACAAACCTCTCAGCATGAGTGATATTTCACTCAAAGAAGGTACTCACATCCGTGTTAACTTACTTAATCACAACATTCCAAAAGGACCTTGCATACTCTGTGGAATGGGGAACTTTAAAAGGGAGACAGTTTATGGGTGTTTTCAGTGCTCTGTTGATGGGCAGAAGTACGTGCGACTTCATGCAGTTCCTTGTTTTGATATTTGGcacaagagaatgaaataa
- the PJVK gene encoding pejvakin isoform X2, whose amino-acid sequence MFAAATKSFVKQVGDGGRLVPVPSLSEADKYQPLSLVVKKKRCFLFPRYKFTSTPFTLKDILLGDREISAGISSYQLLNYEDESDVSLYGRRGNHIVNDVGINVTGSDSIAVKASFGVVTKHEVEVSTLLKEITTRKINFDHSLIRQSRSSRKAVLCVVMESIRTTRQCSLSVHAGIRGEAMRFHFMDEQNPKGRDKAIVFPAHTTIAFSVFELFIYLDGAFDLCVTSVSKGGFEREETATFALLYRLRNILFERSMSIEDFIPSQINT is encoded by the exons atgtttgctgctgctaccaAGAGCTTTGTCAAACAAGTTGGAGATGGAGGGAGATTAGTTCCTGTTCCAAGCCTCAGTGAGGCTGACAAATACCAACCTCTAAGTCTGGTGGTAAAAAAGAAGCGATGTTTTCTGTTTCCTAGATATAAATTTACCTCAACACCTTTTACACTGAAAGATATTCTTCTAGGAGACAGAGAAATTTCAGCTG gtatttcaTCTTATCAGCTACTGAATTATGAAGATGAATCAGACGTTTCACTCTATGGAAGACGAGGCAACCATATTGTGAATGATGTTGGGATTAACGTTACTGGATCAGATTCCATTGCTGTAAAAGCTTCATTTGGTGTAGTAACCAAACATGAAGTGGAAGTATCAACGTTACTCAAGGAAATTACTACACG aaaaattaattttgaccACAGTTTGATACGTCAGTCAAGGAGCAGCAGAAAGGCAGTGTTGTGTGTGGTCATGGAAAGCATCCGAACCACACGGCAGTGCTCACTGTCTGTGCACGCTGGAATTCGTGGGGAAGCCATGAGG tttcattttatggatgaacaGAATCCCAAGGGAAGGgacaaagctattgtttttccagcacATACAACCATAGCTTTCAGTGTTTTTGAACTCTTCATTTACTTGGATGGTGCCTTTG accTTTGTGTCACTTCAGTGTCAAAAGGAGGATTTGAAAGGGAAGAAACAGCAACATTTGCACTGCTCTACAGATTGAGAAATATACTATTTGAAAGAAGTATGTCCATTGAAGATTTTATTCCTTCTCAGATTAACACTTGA
- the PJVK gene encoding pejvakin isoform X4 — protein sequence MESIRTTRQCSLSVHAGIRGEAMRFHFMDEQNPKGRDKAIVFPAHTTIAFSVFELFIYLDGAFDLCVTSVSKGGFEREETATFALLYRLRNILFERNRRVMDAISRSQLYLDDLFSDYYDKPLSMSDISLKEGTHIRVNLLNHNIPKGPCILCGMGNFKRETVYGCFQCSVDGQKYVRLHAVPCFDIWHKRMK from the exons ATGGAAAGCATCCGAACCACACGGCAGTGCTCACTGTCTGTGCACGCTGGAATTCGTGGGGAAGCCATGAGG tttcattttatggatgaacaGAATCCCAAGGGAAGGgacaaagctattgtttttccagcacATACAACCATAGCTTTCAGTGTTTTTGAACTCTTCATTTACTTGGATGGTGCCTTTG accTTTGTGTCACTTCAGTGTCAAAAGGAGGATTTGAAAGGGAAGAAACAGCAACATTTGCACTGCTCTACAGATTGAGAAATATACTATTTGAAAGAA ATAGAAGAGTGATGGATGCCATTTCTCGTTCACAGCTTTACTTAGATGATCTTTTTTCTGACTATTATGACAAACCTCTCAGCATGAGTGATATTTCACTCAAAGAAGGTACTCACATCCGTGTTAACTTACTTAATCACAACATTCCAAAAGGACCTTGCATACTCTGTGGAATGGGGAACTTTAAAAGGGAGACAGTTTATGGGTGTTTTCAGTGCTCTGTTGATGGGCAGAAGTACGTGCGACTTCATGCAGTTCCTTGTTTTGATATTTGGcacaagagaatgaaataa
- the PJVK gene encoding pejvakin isoform X3, translating into MDEQNPKGRDKAIVFPAHTTIAFSVFELFIYLDGAFDLCVTSVSKGGFEREETATFALLYRLRNILFERNRRVMDAISRSQLYLDDLFSDYYDKPLSMSDISLKEGTHIRVNLLNHNIPKGPCILCGMGNFKRETVYGCFQCSVDGQKYVRLHAVPCFDIWHKRMK; encoded by the exons atggatgaacaGAATCCCAAGGGAAGGgacaaagctattgtttttccagcacATACAACCATAGCTTTCAGTGTTTTTGAACTCTTCATTTACTTGGATGGTGCCTTTG accTTTGTGTCACTTCAGTGTCAAAAGGAGGATTTGAAAGGGAAGAAACAGCAACATTTGCACTGCTCTACAGATTGAGAAATATACTATTTGAAAGAA ATAGAAGAGTGATGGATGCCATTTCTCGTTCACAGCTTTACTTAGATGATCTTTTTTCTGACTATTATGACAAACCTCTCAGCATGAGTGATATTTCACTCAAAGAAGGTACTCACATCCGTGTTAACTTACTTAATCACAACATTCCAAAAGGACCTTGCATACTCTGTGGAATGGGGAACTTTAAAAGGGAGACAGTTTATGGGTGTTTTCAGTGCTCTGTTGATGGGCAGAAGTACGTGCGACTTCATGCAGTTCCTTGTTTTGATATTTGGcacaagagaatgaaataa